The following are from one region of the Synechococcus sp. CBW1108 genome:
- a CDS encoding phosphoadenylyl-sulfate reductase has product MQTAPSPALPPDCTGRAIDLEAVRLRLAQLSAPERLHWGLETFGEGFAVTTSFGIQSAVLLQMVADLAEQTGRSLPVIWVDTGYLPPETYLYADQLVHRLKLNLVVAQSLISSARMEALHGRLWETGQASDLQLYHRIRKVDPLDRSLTDLGVTCWASGVRGSQTDHRRTMETLDSVRQRWSLRPLLAWSKREVYYFMEEHQLPQHPLFEQGYSSVGDWHSSGPDAGEVSGRATRFGGLQQECGIHLPGLMGEGI; this is encoded by the coding sequence ATGCAGACGGCTCCATCTCCCGCCCTTCCTCCCGATTGCACCGGTCGAGCGATTGATCTGGAGGCGGTTCGGCTGCGACTGGCCCAGCTCTCGGCTCCGGAGCGGCTGCACTGGGGCCTGGAGACCTTTGGCGAGGGGTTTGCTGTCACCACCAGTTTTGGGATTCAGTCTGCGGTGCTGCTGCAGATGGTGGCAGACCTGGCTGAGCAGACCGGCCGCTCCCTGCCGGTGATCTGGGTGGATACGGGCTACTTGCCGCCTGAAACCTATCTATACGCAGATCAGCTGGTCCACCGGCTCAAGCTCAACTTGGTGGTGGCCCAGTCGCTGATCAGTTCTGCCCGGATGGAGGCCCTCCATGGCCGGCTCTGGGAAACCGGCCAGGCCAGTGATCTGCAGCTCTACCACCGCATTCGCAAAGTTGACCCCCTAGACCGCAGCCTCACCGATCTGGGGGTCACCTGCTGGGCCAGCGGGGTGCGCGGCAGCCAGACGGACCATCGCCGCACCATGGAGACCCTGGATTCGGTGCGGCAGCGCTGGTCGCTGCGCCCCCTGCTCGCCTGGAGCAAGCGGGAGGTTTACTACTTCATGGAGGAGCACCAGCTGCCCCAGCACCCGCTGTTTGAGCAGGGCTACTCGAGCGTGGGGGACTGGCATTCCAGTGGCCCAGATGCCGGCGAGGTCAGTGGCCGGGCCACTCGATTCGGCGGTCTCCAGCAGGAATGCGGCATCCACCTGCCCGGGTTGATGGGCGAGGGCATCTGA
- a CDS encoding NAD(P)/FAD-dependent oxidoreductase, which yields MLSATDHKAMVESAATPVTAPVVIVGGGFGGLYTALALAGQRQHPPILLIDPNDRFLFLPLLYELLSGELRSWEIAPRYDTLLAGKGVAWLQDRVVRIDSDNGLIHTGAGRQLAFSRLVLATGAQANSFGIPGVVEHCFGFRTLADVERLQGLIRKLRERARPLQRLAVVGAGASGVELACKLADQLEGSAIVELIEQGPGLLPLAKAFNREQADRALQRRDVRLRSHTQVEAVQADGLELKGPGGQEHLNVEAVIWTAGLSFCAPEIHPAAPVDRQGRLLCQSSLQLRNHPHIFALGDIAHVEMEDSGREAALPANAQVAFQQAECLAGNLVHSLAGEGLEPFEFNDLGEMMSLGVGEASLTGGGFTLAGAAAYQIRRLAYLARLPGKAHQLKVAAGWLADWPR from the coding sequence ATGCTGTCGGCAACGGACCACAAAGCAATGGTGGAGTCTGCGGCGACGCCGGTAACGGCCCCGGTGGTGATTGTGGGAGGCGGTTTCGGCGGGCTCTACACAGCCCTGGCGCTCGCCGGCCAGCGCCAGCATCCACCGATTCTGCTGATCGATCCCAACGATCGCTTCCTATTTCTCCCCCTGCTCTATGAATTGCTCAGCGGCGAACTGCGCAGCTGGGAAATCGCCCCCCGCTACGACACCCTGCTGGCGGGCAAAGGGGTTGCCTGGCTGCAGGACCGGGTCGTGCGCATTGACTCTGACAACGGCCTGATCCATACCGGCGCAGGCCGGCAACTGGCCTTCAGCCGGCTAGTGCTGGCCACCGGAGCCCAGGCCAACAGTTTCGGGATTCCTGGAGTGGTGGAGCACTGCTTCGGCTTCCGAACCCTGGCCGATGTGGAGCGCTTGCAGGGCCTGATCCGCAAGCTACGGGAACGGGCTCGGCCCCTGCAGCGGCTGGCCGTGGTGGGAGCTGGGGCCAGCGGCGTGGAGCTGGCCTGCAAACTGGCCGACCAGCTCGAGGGCAGCGCCATTGTGGAGCTGATCGAGCAGGGCCCTGGCCTGCTGCCGCTGGCCAAGGCCTTCAACCGGGAACAGGCGGATCGCGCCTTGCAGCGCCGTGACGTACGCCTGCGCAGCCACACCCAGGTGGAGGCGGTGCAAGCAGACGGGCTTGAACTGAAGGGGCCTGGCGGGCAGGAGCACCTCAACGTGGAGGCGGTGATCTGGACCGCCGGCCTCAGCTTTTGCGCCCCGGAGATCCACCCTGCTGCCCCCGTTGACCGCCAGGGCCGCCTGCTGTGCCAGAGCAGCCTGCAGCTGCGCAACCACCCCCACATCTTCGCCCTAGGCGATATCGCCCATGTGGAGATGGAAGACAGCGGCAGGGAAGCTGCCCTGCCTGCCAATGCTCAAGTGGCCTTCCAACAGGCCGAATGCCTGGCCGGCAACCTGGTGCATTCGCTGGCAGGGGAAGGGCTGGAGCCCTTCGAGTTCAACGACCTCGGCGAAATGATGAGCCTTGGCGTGGGCGAGGCCAGCCTCACGGGGGGGGGATTCACCCTGGCGGGAGCGGCCGCCTACCAAATCCGCAGGCTGGCCTACCTGGCCCGGCTGCCCGGCAAGGCCCACCAGCTCAAAGTGGCGGCCGGCTGGCTGGCGGACTGGCCGCGATGA
- a CDS encoding HAD-IA family hydrolase — translation MNPGRSPRGLLLDAMGTLIGLRTSVGSTYAALASRHGLTVEAAAIDRAFPRIYRQAPPLAFPGLGERALEEAEIGWWTARVGEVLSAAGALAAGAAPPPNLGRELFQRFAQADLWQVYADVPGHLEAWHRRGLRLAVVSNFDSRLPGLLEALGLASWLEAVVVSSAAGAAKPDPLPYQLALTRLDLTAGQVWHVGDSPEDGAGAQAAGIRWVKVQRP, via the coding sequence ATGAACCCGGGGAGGAGTCCCAGGGGCCTGTTGCTCGATGCCATGGGGACCCTGATTGGCCTGCGCACCAGCGTGGGGAGCACCTATGCCGCGCTGGCCAGCCGCCACGGCCTGACAGTTGAGGCTGCAGCCATCGATCGCGCCTTCCCCCGCATCTATCGGCAAGCCCCGCCCCTGGCCTTTCCCGGACTCGGCGAGCGGGCCCTGGAGGAGGCCGAGATCGGCTGGTGGACAGCAAGGGTGGGCGAGGTACTCAGCGCCGCCGGAGCCCTTGCAGCGGGGGCTGCCCCGCCGCCGAACCTGGGCCGGGAGCTCTTCCAACGCTTTGCCCAGGCCGATCTCTGGCAGGTTTACGCCGACGTGCCTGGGCACCTGGAGGCCTGGCACCGTCGCGGCCTGCGACTCGCCGTCGTCAGCAACTTTGATAGCCGCCTGCCCGGCCTGCTCGAGGCTCTGGGGCTGGCCAGCTGGCTGGAGGCGGTGGTGGTGTCGTCAGCAGCCGGAGCCGCCAAACCCGATCCCCTGCCCTATCAGCTGGCCCTGACCCGGCTGGATCTCACGGCCGGGCAGGTTTGGCATGTGGGTGACAGCCCGGAGGATGGGGCCGGTGCCCAGGCCGCCGGAATCCGCTGGGTGAAGGTGCAGCGCCCATGA